The following proteins are encoded in a genomic region of Saccharopolyspora antimicrobica:
- a CDS encoding winged helix-turn-helix transcriptional regulator → MGLGRDYTGQDCSLARALEVVGERWTLLVLRDCFYGVRHFRDFQAHLDIPRAVLTARLKTLVSEGLLERHPHGTEVHYLLTERGIELWPAVYTLAQWGERWFSPGGARRIFSHATCDTDLTATGSCPACGTTPAPADIAIRQGPGADPTLREDPVSEALRRGPHRLLTALSPEPAYGEPNSSARS, encoded by the coding sequence GTGGGATTGGGACGCGACTACACCGGCCAGGACTGCTCGCTGGCCCGCGCGCTGGAAGTCGTCGGTGAGCGCTGGACGCTCCTGGTGCTCCGGGACTGCTTCTACGGCGTGCGGCACTTCCGGGACTTCCAAGCACACCTGGACATTCCGCGCGCCGTGCTGACCGCCCGGCTGAAGACTCTGGTCTCCGAAGGCCTGCTCGAACGGCACCCGCACGGCACCGAGGTCCACTACCTGCTCACCGAGCGGGGCATCGAGCTCTGGCCGGCCGTCTACACGCTGGCGCAATGGGGCGAGCGCTGGTTCTCCCCCGGCGGTGCCCGGCGGATCTTCAGCCACGCCACCTGCGACACCGACCTCACCGCCACCGGATCGTGCCCGGCGTGCGGCACCACCCCCGCTCCCGCCGACATCGCCATCCGGCAGGGCCCCGGAGCGGACCCGACGCTGCGCGAGGACCCGGTGAGCGAAGCGCTGCGCCGCGGCCCGCACCGGCTGCTGACCGCCCTGTCCCCGGAACCCGCCTACGGCGAACCGAACAGCTCAGCCCGGAGTTGA
- a CDS encoding ABC transporter permease produces MRTLIANEFRKIRRERFVWAVLALNVAPFAMVVANYAVNGGDPTLERFYFTFHNQYTMVLPLVVCATVAACFHTEFRNGTYFEWLTCGQPKSLLWAAKLVVACLLVAVLAALNHVGLLVFLLVENPGGGLLRMSTAYWLLVGISVASVALLCALLTLVTRNIVIVNIFGIGLTVATLVFMAADFSYLIPTCFAYRLSVGVVVPDAAYPDPGHALVVGWTVTALLVLLPLVANLLVITRRRYLR; encoded by the coding sequence ATGAGAACGCTGATCGCCAACGAGTTCCGCAAGATCCGCCGGGAGCGGTTCGTCTGGGCCGTGCTCGCGCTGAACGTCGCACCGTTCGCGATGGTGGTGGCCAATTACGCCGTGAACGGCGGAGACCCCACCTTGGAGCGGTTCTACTTCACCTTCCACAACCAGTACACGATGGTCCTGCCCCTGGTGGTGTGCGCGACGGTTGCGGCCTGCTTCCACACCGAGTTCAGGAACGGGACCTACTTCGAGTGGCTCACCTGCGGCCAGCCCAAGTCCTTGCTGTGGGCGGCGAAACTGGTCGTCGCCTGCCTGCTGGTAGCGGTGCTGGCAGCGTTGAACCACGTCGGGCTCCTGGTTTTCCTCCTGGTCGAGAACCCCGGTGGTGGGCTCCTCCGGATGAGCACGGCCTACTGGCTGCTCGTCGGGATCTCGGTCGCCTCCGTCGCGCTCCTCTGCGCCCTCCTCACCCTCGTGACCCGGAACATCGTCATCGTGAACATCTTCGGGATCGGCCTGACCGTGGCCACGCTGGTGTTCATGGCCGCCGACTTCTCGTACCTGATCCCCACGTGCTTCGCCTACCGGCTCAGCGTTGGCGTGGTCGTCCCCGACGCGGCCTATCCGGATCCGGGGCACGCCCTGGTGGTCGGCTGGACGGTGACCGCGCTGCTCGTGCTGCTGCCGCTGGTGGCCAACCTCCTGGTCATCACCCGTCGGCGGTACCTTCGGTGA
- a CDS encoding ABC transporter ATP-binding protein, whose protein sequence is MSLLDIRGVSMTRGRDQVLRDIDLRVEPGRIYGLLGPNGSGKTTLFKSILGANDHTGTIVRAPGLRVGRLIEYPAFYGCLTLRENLELHARYLRCPLREVPGLLAEVGLGDRADLRFSRTSLGMKQRLGIARALLGEPGLVLLDEPTNGLDPIGIRDIRELVRSVQRERGTSMVVSSHNLTEIASLADHLLFMRAGRIIRRMDAHEARGDLEGLYATVLGDAAR, encoded by the coding sequence ATGAGCCTGCTCGACATTCGCGGGGTCTCGATGACCCGCGGTCGCGACCAAGTCCTCCGGGACATCGACCTCAGGGTCGAACCCGGGCGGATCTACGGGCTTCTCGGACCGAACGGCTCGGGCAAGACCACGTTGTTCAAATCGATCCTCGGGGCCAACGACCACACCGGGACGATCGTCCGCGCGCCCGGCCTGCGCGTCGGCCGGCTGATCGAGTACCCGGCGTTCTACGGCTGTCTGACCCTGCGGGAGAACCTGGAGCTGCACGCCCGCTACCTGCGGTGCCCGCTGAGGGAGGTTCCCGGCCTGCTGGCCGAGGTCGGCCTGGGCGACCGGGCGGACCTTCGCTTCTCGCGTACTTCCCTGGGGATGAAGCAGCGGCTGGGCATCGCCCGGGCACTCCTCGGCGAGCCCGGCCTGGTGCTGCTGGACGAACCGACGAACGGCCTGGACCCCATCGGGATCCGCGATATCCGGGAACTGGTCCGGTCGGTCCAGCGCGAGCGGGGTACCAGCATGGTCGTCTCCAGCCACAACCTGACCGAGATCGCCTCCCTCGCCGACCACCTGCTGTTCATGAGGGCCGGCCGGATCATCCGCCGCATGGACGCCCACGAGGCCCGGGGCGACCTGGAGGGGCTGTACGCGACGGTCCTGGGGGACGCTGCCCGATGA
- a CDS encoding histidine kinase, producing MSTALFVASMIAFAGAVILAALRFFAPRNDKGYALPGILFLSYAVLFAAWVVIA from the coding sequence ATGTCAACGGCGCTGTTCGTCGCCTCGATGATCGCGTTCGCCGGCGCTGTCATCCTTGCGGCACTGCGTTTCTTCGCACCGAGGAACGACAAGGGCTACGCGCTTCCCGGCATCCTGTTCCTCTCCTACGCGGTCCTCTTCGCCGCGTGGGTCGTGATCGCATGA
- a CDS encoding sensor histidine kinase, with protein sequence MRILGLLAPWSTVVLVVLAAIDSYLGNRINVPWPLLAADAVLGGALIGANRWFGARTWARWLIAAAPAISTAAAGPAALVVAREASGRRWRAVLPVCGVFTAALAANLHNPWTPMQPIEPRWVELLLVTAAVAALTAAAAYRGARVDLIRVLRERALDAEREQRFRMEKTRTEERNRIAREMHDVLAHRLTLISLNASTLTYRSDLAAADRDALAGEILANTRQSLAEVRGILSDLRSQDGEDEAAERPQPTFEELGQLFEDNRRAGVQLEVRDEVSGCLPAPPNTGRHAYRIVQEALTNARKHGAPGPVKVRIAPEGPNRILIEVRNRLGPVTVGAGREDAGVPRDGVGLVGLTERAAICGGSLHWSDAGDEFELRVRLPWTP encoded by the coding sequence GTGAGGATTCTCGGCCTTCTCGCCCCCTGGTCGACCGTGGTGCTCGTCGTCCTCGCGGCCATCGACTCCTACCTGGGAAACCGGATCAACGTCCCCTGGCCTCTCCTGGCAGCAGACGCGGTTCTGGGCGGTGCACTCATCGGGGCGAACCGCTGGTTCGGAGCCCGCACCTGGGCCCGGTGGCTCATCGCCGCGGCACCGGCCATTTCGACTGCCGCCGCCGGTCCAGCCGCACTCGTGGTCGCGCGCGAGGCGTCCGGCAGGCGGTGGCGGGCGGTGCTGCCCGTGTGCGGCGTCTTCACCGCGGCCCTGGCCGCGAACCTGCACAACCCCTGGACCCCCATGCAGCCGATCGAACCCCGGTGGGTCGAACTGCTGCTCGTCACAGCCGCCGTCGCAGCCCTGACCGCGGCCGCCGCCTACCGGGGTGCGCGCGTCGACCTGATCCGCGTGCTGCGGGAGCGAGCACTCGATGCCGAGCGCGAGCAGCGCTTCCGGATGGAGAAGACCAGGACGGAGGAGCGCAACCGCATCGCCAGGGAGATGCACGACGTCCTGGCGCACCGGCTCACGCTCATCTCGTTGAACGCCTCCACGCTCACCTACCGCTCCGACCTCGCGGCCGCGGACCGCGATGCCCTCGCCGGGGAAATCCTGGCCAACACCCGCCAGTCGCTCGCAGAAGTCCGCGGCATCCTCTCCGATCTGCGCTCGCAGGACGGCGAGGACGAGGCCGCCGAGCGGCCGCAACCGACCTTCGAAGAACTCGGGCAGCTCTTCGAGGACAACCGCAGAGCCGGCGTCCAGCTGGAGGTTCGGGACGAAGTAAGCGGCTGTCTCCCGGCTCCCCCGAACACAGGCCGCCACGCCTACCGCATCGTCCAGGAAGCGCTCACCAACGCCCGAAAGCACGGGGCGCCTGGCCCGGTGAAGGTGCGCATCGCGCCCGAAGGACCGAACCGGATCCTCATCGAGGTGCGCAACCGCCTGGGGCCGGTGACGGTCGGTGCAGGTCGCGAGGACGCCGGGGTACCGCGCGACGGCGTCGGGCTCGTGGGCCTGACCGAACGCGCCGCCATCTGCGGAGGTTCCTTGCACTGGAGCGACGCCGGAGACGAGTTCGAACTGCGGGTCCGTCTACCATGGACACCGTGA
- a CDS encoding response regulator transcription factor: protein MDTVNEPVRVVVVDDDPMVRRGLRMLIGGPAVQVVAEAGDGDEAVRVVAEHTPDVVLMDLRMPGTDGVVATERIRSTDAAPPVLVLTTLDSDRALIRALRAGASGFLLKDAPPDELVEGILAVHQRRPRLSDSVTRRLIDIAANGGDDDVRRRAGERVAALSDREREVAIAISRGLTNTEIAENLFMSISNVKAIVGRVMAKLDASNRVLVANTVRDAKLEDDRLR, encoded by the coding sequence ATGGACACCGTGAACGAGCCGGTGCGCGTGGTGGTCGTCGACGACGACCCGATGGTCCGGCGCGGCCTGCGCATGCTCATCGGTGGCCCGGCGGTCCAGGTCGTGGCGGAGGCCGGCGATGGCGACGAAGCGGTGCGGGTGGTGGCCGAGCACACCCCCGACGTGGTCCTCATGGACCTGCGCATGCCCGGAACCGACGGTGTTGTTGCGACCGAACGCATCCGAAGCACCGACGCCGCGCCGCCCGTGCTCGTGCTCACCACACTGGACTCCGACCGCGCCCTGATCCGGGCCCTGCGCGCGGGTGCGAGCGGGTTCCTGCTCAAAGACGCTCCCCCGGACGAACTCGTCGAGGGCATCCTCGCGGTCCACCAACGCCGCCCCCGGCTGTCCGACTCCGTCACCCGCCGACTCATCGACATCGCCGCGAACGGTGGAGACGACGATGTGCGCCGCCGCGCCGGAGAGCGCGTCGCCGCGCTGTCCGATCGCGAACGCGAGGTGGCCATCGCCATCAGCCGGGGACTGACCAACACCGAGATCGCCGAAAACCTCTTCATGAGCATCAGCAACGTCAAGGCGATCGTCGGGCGCGTCATGGCGAAGCTGGATGCCTCCAACCGCGTGCTCGTCGCCAACACGGTTCGCGATGCGAAGCTGGAGGACGACCGACTCCGGTAA
- a CDS encoding DUF2277 domain-containing protein, with the protein MCRSIKTLRPPYADEVTEGDVRAAALQYVRKISGFRQPAAHNAAAFEQAVDEIEQATAKLLASLQVRGQTRA; encoded by the coding sequence ATGTGCCGCAGCATCAAGACCCTCCGCCCGCCTTACGCCGACGAGGTCACCGAGGGTGACGTCCGCGCGGCGGCGTTGCAGTACGTCCGCAAGATCTCCGGGTTCCGGCAGCCCGCCGCGCACAACGCCGCGGCGTTCGAGCAGGCCGTCGACGAGATCGAGCAGGCCACCGCGAAGCTGCTGGCCTCGCTGCAGGTCCGCGGGCAGACCCGCGCATGA
- a CDS encoding acyl-CoA thioesterase yields the protein MTGTAFTHRIRVRYSECDQQGVVFNGHYLFFYDVAVVELFRARIGSWQQVLERGVDLVVAETRLRYRAPARFDDELDISLPVTHLGTTSLVISPQFHRDGRLLTDGEVRHVFVDPATGQKTPIPEDLRSALSA from the coding sequence ATGACGGGCACCGCCTTCACCCACCGGATCCGCGTCCGGTACAGCGAGTGCGACCAGCAGGGCGTGGTCTTCAACGGCCACTACCTGTTCTTCTACGACGTCGCGGTCGTCGAGCTGTTCCGGGCCCGGATCGGGTCGTGGCAGCAGGTGCTGGAGCGCGGCGTCGACCTGGTCGTCGCCGAGACCCGGTTGCGCTACCGGGCACCGGCGCGGTTCGACGACGAGCTCGACATCTCGCTGCCGGTCACGCACCTGGGCACCACCAGCCTGGTCATCTCCCCGCAGTTCCACCGCGACGGCCGGCTGCTCACCGACGGCGAAGTCCGCCACGTGTTCGTCGATCCGGCCACCGGCCAGAAGACCCCGATCCCCGAGGACCTCCGCAGCGCGCTTTCAGCCTGA
- a CDS encoding Crp/Fnr family transcriptional regulator: MLDGHAAAPGPGDVGYALARDTFVNKAESRVWGELLELGTRLHFGRNDMLIVAGTPSDHVLLIEHGLVKVLLPGEGRDLVVGFYGPGELMGEQGVLFSEARSATVVAHTPGTATRVPGRLFRRYVERNPAVLGALYGILRERLRKADQRQQSLVGQDVPTRVARQLLAWSETLGTRTADGVTISGLSRKDLAQCIGAGETTVDAVLKDLTSLGLVRTHWRKYVLPSPRRLLDHITNQVK; the protein is encoded by the coding sequence ATGTTGGACGGCCATGCGGCAGCACCCGGTCCCGGAGACGTCGGATACGCGCTCGCCCGGGACACGTTCGTCAACAAGGCGGAAAGCCGCGTGTGGGGCGAACTTCTCGAGCTGGGCACCCGACTGCACTTCGGCCGGAACGACATGCTCATCGTCGCCGGGACGCCGAGCGATCACGTGCTGCTCATCGAGCACGGACTGGTCAAGGTGCTCCTGCCGGGAGAAGGCCGGGACCTGGTGGTCGGGTTCTACGGCCCCGGCGAGCTGATGGGCGAGCAGGGCGTGCTGTTCTCCGAAGCCCGCAGCGCCACCGTGGTCGCACACACCCCGGGCACGGCGACACGGGTTCCAGGTCGCCTGTTCCGGCGCTACGTGGAACGGAATCCGGCGGTTCTCGGTGCGCTGTACGGGATACTCCGGGAACGCCTCCGCAAGGCGGACCAGCGCCAGCAGAGCCTGGTCGGCCAGGACGTCCCGACCCGCGTCGCGCGGCAACTGCTCGCGTGGTCCGAAACGCTCGGCACCCGGACGGCCGACGGCGTGACCATCAGCGGGTTGAGCCGCAAGGACCTCGCCCAGTGCATCGGCGCCGGCGAGACCACGGTCGATGCGGTGCTGAAGGACCTCACCTCGCTCGGGCTGGTGCGCACCCACTGGCGGAAGTACGTGCTGCCCTCGCCACGGCGCCTGCTCGACCACATCACCAACCAAGTAAAGTGA